The Chryseobacterium geocarposphaerae genome has a window encoding:
- a CDS encoding RidA family protein — MKKIINTVNAPAAIGPYSQANFANGVLYISGQIPVDPATGKLVEGIEKETHQVMKNLEAILTEAGMTFKNVVKATIFLKNMDDFAVMNDIYASYLDADSYPARETVQVSCLPKNVDIEISMIAHQD; from the coding sequence ATGAAAAAAATAATCAACACAGTTAATGCACCTGCAGCTATCGGACCTTATTCACAAGCTAATTTTGCAAACGGAGTTTTGTATATTTCCGGACAGATTCCTGTAGATCCTGCAACTGGTAAATTGGTGGAAGGAATTGAAAAAGAAACGCACCAGGTAATGAAAAACCTTGAAGCTATTCTTACAGAAGCTGGAATGACATTTAAAAACGTTGTAAAGGCAACAATTTTCCTTAAAAATATGGATGATTTTGCAGTAATGAATGATATTTATGCTTCTTATTTAGATGCTGATAGTTATCCTGCCCGTGAGACGGTTCAGGTTTCTTGTCTGCCAAAGAATGTTGATATCGAAATTTCTATGATTGCACATCAGGATTAA